In Megalops cyprinoides isolate fMegCyp1 chromosome 25, fMegCyp1.pri, whole genome shotgun sequence, a single window of DNA contains:
- the LOC118771980 gene encoding dnaJ homolog subfamily B member 9-like — protein MATAQSALTFAVCILMITELILARKDYYDILGVPRDATDRQIKKAFHKLAMKYHPDRNKSPDAEAKFREIAEAYETLSDEKRRREYDQFGHASFSNEGTRGGQGQHFHQAFNFNFDDIFKDFDLFGQGQHARQKKHFESHFRPQQEAHSRHRRHFQDAFGGSIFDDVFDNMEKMFSFNGHRVRTESTFRHSAKQHCRTVTQRRGNMVTTYTDCSGP, from the exons ATGGCAACTGCACAGTCAGCTTTAACGTTCGCAGTGTGCATTCTGATGATAACAGAACTGATACTGGCCAGAAAAGACTACTATGACATTCTGGGTGTGCCGAGAGACGCCACTGACCGCCAAATTAAGAAGGCCTTTCATAAACTGGCAATGAAGTATCACCCCGACAGAAACAAGAGCCCTGATGCCGAGGCAAAGTTCAGGGAAATTGCGGAGG catATGAAACCTTGTCAGATGAGAAGAGGAGGCGAGAGTATGATCAGTTTGGACATGCATCTTTCTCTAATGAGGGCACGAGAGGAGGACAGGGCCAGCACTTCCACCAGGCCTTCAACTTCAACTTTGACGACATTTTCAAAGACTTTGACCTTTTTGGCCAGGGCCAGCACGCGCGTCAGAAGAAGCACTTCGAAAGCCACTTCCGGCCCCAGCAGGAAGCCCACAGCCGCCATAGAAGGCATTTCCAGGACGCCTTCGGGGGCTCCATCTTCGACGACGTGTTCGACAACATGGAGAAGATGTTCAGCTTCAACGGCCACAGGGTGCGGACTGAGAGCACATTCCGGCACTCCGccaaacagcactgcaggacTGTCACACAGCGCAGGGGCAACATGGTCACCACTTACACCGACTGCTCTGGCCCCTGA